In Fusarium oxysporum f. sp. lycopersici 4287 chromosome 4, whole genome shotgun sequence, a genomic segment contains:
- a CDS encoding amt family ammonium transporter → MATTTSSAAAATSSVVWWTPDPKAGVGSGDNAWQLTAASLVALQSIPGLLVLYAGIMKRKWAINSAFMALYAFASVLLCWVLWGYKASFGEYMLPFVAKPGNVLGIDTMLKQSYLPSIGVGQQFPMATMVYFQFVFAAITLVITAGAFLGRMNFYAWMIYVPLWLTLCYTVGAYSIWGGGFLFKLGVIDYSGGYVIHLSSGTAGFIGSYWIGPRLSSDRADARPSNILAVLIGAGILWVGWNGFNGGDPYAASADAGVAVLNTNLCTAVSLLVWTGLDIAYFKKPSVIGAVQGMITGLVAITPTAGVVAGWGAILLGVGSGSVPWFTMNVLAKKMTFLERNFDDTLGVMHTHMVAGVVGGFGTGLWATVDGCAAFGLTNPGGAIAGNGMQLGYQMAGACFIIGWNLVWTSLIMLFIKHVLRIPLRMTEDQLLLGDDAVHGEDAYVLGPCEAHAHGTGSIQGRGESLHSQDLELGAKDHHGSTTSADKEKAGPSREPIYN, encoded by the exons ATGGCAACAACCACGTCTTCGGCTGCTGCAGCCACTTCGTCCGTCGTTTGGTGGACACCAGACCCCAAAGCCGGTGTTGGAAGTG GTGACAATGCATGGCAACTTACAGCCGCTTCTCTCGTAGCGCTACAATCGATCCCCGGTCTCTTGGTCCTCTATGCAGGAATCATGAAACGAAAATGGGCCATTAATAGTGCCTTCATGGCCCTATACGCATTTGCCTCAGTGCTGCTCTGCTGGGTTCTTTGGGGTTACAAGGCTTCCTTTGGAGAGTATATGCTTCCATTCGTTGCCAAACCCGGAAATGTCCTCGGCATTGACACGATGCTGAAGCAATCATACCTTCCTTCCATCGGCGTTGGTCAGCAGTTCCCCATGGCCACTATGGTGTACTTCCAATTCGTCTTTGCCGCCATCACCTTGGTCATTACTGCCGGAGCTTTCCTCGGTCGGATGAACTTTTACGCCTGGATGATATATGTTCCTCTGTGGCTGACTCTATGTTACACTGTTGGGGCTTATTCAATCTGGGGAGGAGGTTTCCTCTTCAAGCTCGGAGTTATCGATTATTCTGGAGGATATGTCATCCATCTGTCCTCGGGTACAGCAGGATTTATCGGTAGCTACTGGATCGGACCACGACTCAGCAGTGATCGTGCAGATGCCAGACCAAGCAATATTCTGGCAGTTCTCATTGGAGCGGGCATCCTCTGGGTTGGCTGGAACGGCTTCAATGGTGGTGATCCTTACGCAGCCTCTGCCGACGCAGGAGTCGCAGTGCTGAACACGAATCTTTGCACTGCTGTCTCGCTTCTCGTCTGGACGGGTCTGGACATTGCATACTTCAAGAAGCCTTCCGTCATTGGAGCCGTGCAGGGAATGATCACTGGCCTTGTTGCCATCACACCAACCGCTGGCGTTGTCGCCGGCTGGGGCGCgattcttcttggtgttggttcAGGCTCCGTTCCGTGGTTCACCATGAAcgtcttggccaagaagatgaccTTCCTGGAGCGCAACTTTGACGACACACTTGGTGTCATGCACACGCACATGGtggctggtgttgttggAGGGTTTGGTACAGGTCTTTGGGCCACTGTGGATGGTTGCGCAGCCTTTGGTCTGACCAATCCCGGAGGAGCCATCGCTGGTAACGGTATGCAGCTTGGGTACCAAATGGCGGGTGCATGCTTTATAATCGGCTGGAACCTTGTCTGGACCAGCCTTATCATGCTCTTTATTAAGCATGTGCTACGAATTCCACTTAGAATGACAGAGGATCAGCTGCTTTTGGGAGATGATGCAGTccatggagaagatgcttATGTTCTTGGTCCCTGCGAAGCCCATGCACATGGGACTGGAAGTATACAAGGCAGAGGGGAGTCTTTACACAGTCaagaccttgagcttggagctAAAGACCATCATGGAAGTACGACATCAGCAGATAAGGAAAAGGCAGGGCCTAGTAGGGAACCTATCTATAATTAA